In one window of Spodoptera frugiperda isolate SF20-4 chromosome 11, AGI-APGP_CSIRO_Sfru_2.0, whole genome shotgun sequence DNA:
- the LOC118274666 gene encoding ataxin-7-like protein 1 produces the protein MSGDYSFAAKIVSPVKCNEKPWDLWVSEIGHLSPRQDDDATFTTPAAVDKGGASVRRVHDGHPYKQADRQARYRRAGLNRLKYESMSLHGLFPQMDNLNAAVCHMCGVIVKCSAAYRHLLESHTGAEPLPPPPPPVSTHKSRSRHKKEPPPPPIPVDILPVKMDSSPAHTATPPLSRLMLPPQPDLQYLDEASTSSTVPGEVKVSMECGELPVVSIQDTEDLPLGENLTDDIFAIMNSEGIQSADDITNAADWKNIIRDIGNMGEINFPQATDSVPAQDLYPPIHSSSLAYAISDSDLSNIQFAANTSPMLPTVMDANALNPPPPKPVATPTTPSTKSSSRSKTSKTKFNLREYDPNKHCGVVTAENPKPCTRSLTCKAHALSLRRTVEGRSKPFDTLLAEHRASRDAGAAAAAATAAAPAPVAPVQLAPAPAPPPAAPLNLPPLLVNTSIDLSTFNGLTAEQQVNDIYASLLNVEDPNSVLPDTSSITSLLSQPLAPEAFLMPDDAEIPPEVPILSIASPLPTPTARLDDKPDEAPPPLVPADVCWYSSCPRPLALCTFNASHAGGAITLGKKFATVRSNIKSSLSRSQCKSSGNVNNYYYNPNALSLSKTVHMNASKTNKPEVRKLIVTCSSGMGSAGAGAGGKEVQQTLSELFGGEVRHALNGHAAHVAGLAAVARRPPLKHAPGKRPPAPVLDLGFSLDPLLADEKC, from the coding sequence ATGTCCGGCGACTACTCGTTCGCGGCGAAAATTGTGAGCCCGGTTAAGTGCAATGAAAAGCCCTGGGATCTGTGGGTCAGTGAAATAGGGCACCTGTCGCCGCGGCAAGATGACGACGCGACGTTCACGACGCCGGCGGCGGTGGACAAGGGTGGCGCGTCGGTGCGGCGAGTGCACGACGGCCACCCGTACAAGCAGGCGGACAGGCAGGCGCGCTACCGTCGCGCCGGCCTCAACCGCCTCAAGTATGAGAGCATGAGCCTCCACGGACTGTTCCCTCAGATGGACAACTTGAATGCTGCAGTGTGTCATATGTGTGGAGTGATAGTGAAATGTAGTGCAGCGTACAGACACTTGCTAGAGTCTCACACGGGGGCCGAGCCCCTTCCCCCGCCGCCCCCACCTGTTTCTACACACAAAAGTCGCAGCCGACATAAAAAAGAGCCCCCTCCACCTCCTATCCCTGTAGATATACTCCCAGTAAAAATGGATTCATCCCCAGCCCACACCGCCACACCTCCTCTGTCGAGGCTAATGCTACCCCCACAGCCTGACCTGCAGTACCTGGACGAAGCCAGCACATCCTCCACTGTGCCGGGGGAGGTGAAGGTGAGCATGGAGTGTGGAGAGTTACCAGTGGTCAGTATACAGGACACAGAGGATCTACCCCTCGGTGAAAATTTAACTGATGATATTTTTGCAATTATGAATTCTGAAGGCATTCAGAGTGCAGACGATATCACAAATGCAGCAGactggaaaaatattattagagatATTGGAAATATGGGTGAGATAAATTTTCCCCAAGCTACGGACAGTGTTCCAGCACAAGACTTGTATCCACCTATACACTCATCGTCACTAGCATATGCAATATCAGACTCAGATCTGTCCAATATACAATTTGCGGCCAACACATCCCCCATGTTGCCTACGGTGATGGACGCGAATGCGCTGAACCCACCGCCACCGAAGCCTGTGGCTACGCCGACCACACCGTCAACTAAATCATCCTCCAGGTCGAAAACTAGTAAAACGAAGTTTAATTTACGAGAATACGATCCGAACAAGCATTGCGGTGTAGTGACTGCAGAGAACCCCAAGCCTTGCACGAGGTCATTGACGTGCAAGGCGCACGCACTGTCGTTACGGAGGACGGTCGAGGGGCGCTCCAAACCCTTCGACACCCTGCTGGCGGAGCATCGAGCGTCGCGGGATGCGGgcgcggccgcggcggcggcgaCTGCGGCCGCGCCCGCTCCCGTAGCGCCCGTGCAGCTCGCGccagcgcccgcgccgccgcccgccgcgcctcTCAACCTCCCACCGCTCCTAGTCAATACCTCGATAGACCTGAGCACGTTCAACGGTCTCACCGCCGAGCAACAGGTCAACGATATCTACGCGAGCCTCCTCAACGTGGAGGATCCTAACTCGGTGCTTCCCGATACATCGAGCATTACGTCTCTGTTGAGCCAACCGTTAGCTCCTGAGGCGTTTCTCATGCCAGACGATGCGGAAATACCTCCAGAAGTCCCCATCCTGAGCATAGCGTCCCCGTTGCCGACGCCGACGGCCCGGCTGGACGACAAGCCAGACGAGGCGCCCCCGCCGCTAGTGCCTGCAGACGTGTGTTGGTACTCGTCGTGCCCGCGCCCGCTGGCGCTCTGCACCTTCAACGCGTCGCACGCTGGTGGTGCCATCACTTTAGGTAAAAAATTCGCGACAGTTCGAAGTAATATAAAGTCTTCGCTATCACGCTCGCAGTGCAAGTCGTCGGGTAACGTGAACAATTACTATTATAATCCGAACGCCCTGTCGTTATCGAAAACAGTGCATATGAACGCTAGTAAAACGAACAAGCCTGAAGTGCGTAAACTGATAGTGACGTGTAGTAGTGGCATGGGGTCGGCAGGGGCGGGTGCGGGCGGCAAGGAGGTGCAGCAGACGCTGAGCGAGCTGTTCGGCGGCGAGGTGCGGCACGCGCTGAACGGGCACGCGGCGCACGTGGCGGGGCTGGCGGCGGTGGCGCGCCGGCCGCCGCTGAAGCACGCGCCGGGCAAGCGGCCGCCCGCGCCCGTGCTGGACCTCGGGTTCTCGCTCGACCCGCTGCTGGCCGACGAGAAGTGCTGA
- the LOC118274668 gene encoding mitochondrial inner membrane protease subunit 2, translated as MWFKSVCKSVLLGVPIGITFLDTVGYVARVEGISMQPVLNPDSKNTDYVFLSRWAVRDYNLRRGDVISLVSPKDPNQKIIKRIVGLQGDVVNTLGYKTQYVRVPEGHCWVEGDHTGHTLDSNTFGPVSLGLVNARAAYIVWPPRRWQKLEAKVPDHRKPYLEK; from the coding sequence ATGTGGTTTAAAAGTGTATGCAAGTCCGTCCTCCTAGGTGTACCAATCGGTATAACCTTTCTTGACACAGTCGGCTATGTGGCCAGAGTTGAAGGCATTTCCATGCAGCCGGTGCTTAACCCGGATTCCAAAAACACTGACTATGTATTTCTATCAAGGTGGGCGGTCAGAGACTATAACTTGCGGAGAGGTGACGTGATATCATTAGTGTCGCCGAAAGATCCAAACCAGAAGATAATAAAACGCATCGTGGGTCTGCAAGGTGACGTTGTGAATACTTTAGGCTACAAGACACAGTACGTGAGAGTCCCCGAAGGGCACTGTTGGGTGGAAGGTGACCACACTGGTCACACGCTTGACAGCAACACCTTTGGGCCAGTCTCATTAGGCCTAGTCAACGCCAGGGCAGCATACATCGTGTGGCCACCTAGGAGATGGCAAAAATTAGAAGCAAAGGTGCCAGACCACAGAAAACCTTATTTAGAAAAATAG
- the LOC118274667 gene encoding threonylcarbamoyl-AMP synthase, whose protein sequence is MICVQKLNLLRSLARNKSASPKMKIDKMAPVILSSEEFASVKAAEFLGKGQVIAVPTDTIYGLACSANCPEAIKKLYAIKGRDSAKPVAICVTYVNDVRKWGEADHLPDELLHSLLPGPVTVVLEKTKYLDNPFLNPTTTKIGIRIPNHNFMNRVTKSFDKPVALTSANFSNEQSTLSIREFEHLFGHLGAVFDGGVLSQGLEQNRTGSTVIDLSQTGVYNVIRRGISYDRVVKIVESFGLKCMS, encoded by the coding sequence atgatttgtgtccaaaaacttaatttacttcGTAGTTTAGCTAGAAATAAAAGTGCATCCCCTAAAATGAAGATAGACAAGATGGCGCCAGTCATACTGAGCTCTGAGGAATTTGCTTCAGTCAAAGCTGCAGAATTCTTAGGCAAAGGACAAGTTATCGCAGTGCCAACTGACACAATATATGGATTGGCATGTAGTGCCAACTGTCCGGAAGCTATAAAAAAGTTGTATGCAATCAAAGGCAGAGATTCTGCCAAGCCTGTGGCTATTTGTGTGACATATGTGAATGATGTAAGAAAATGGGGTGAAGCTGATCACTTACCTGATGAGCTACTACACAGCTTGCTCCCAGGACCAGTAACAGTGGTTTTAGAAAAGACAAAATATCTTGACAATCCATTTTTGAACCCTACTACAACTAAAATTGGTATTAGAATTCCAAATCACAATTTCATGAACAGAGTTACAAAGAGTTTTGATAAGCCTGTTGCCTTGACGAGTGCAAACTTCAGTAATGAGCAGTCTACTTTGTCTATTAGAGAATTTGAGCACCTATTTGGTCATTTGGGAGCTGTTTTTGATGGAGGTGTGTTAAGTCAAGGACTGGAACAGAATAGAACTGGATCTACTGTAATAGACTTGTCCCAAACTGGTGTCTATAATGTGATTAGAAGGGGTATTTCTTATGACCGAGTAGTCAAGATTGTAGAAAGTTTTGGTCTAAAATGTATGTCATAA
- the LOC118274669 gene encoding DNA-directed RNA polymerase III subunit RPC10, whose amino-acid sequence MLFCPTCANVLMVEEGPESGLRYACNTCPYVYSIRKKVSSRTFPKLKELDYIMGGAAAWENVDSTDAVCPKCGHGKAFFMQLQTRSADEPMTTFYRCCNHKCAHNWRD is encoded by the exons ATGTTATTCTGCCCGACGTGTGCTAATGTTCTGATGGTGGAAGAAGGTCCTGAATCTGGACTGAGGTACGCCTGTAATACTTGTCCTTACGTGTACAGCATCAGAAAGAAAGTATCCTCGAGAACTTTCCCTAAATTAAAG GAACTTGACTATATCATGGGCGGAGCTGCTGCCTGGGAGAATGTAGACTCGACAGATGCTGTGTGCCCTAAATGTGGACACGGTAAAGCATTCTTTATGCAACTCCAAACTCGTTCGGCCGATGAACCTATGACCACATTCTACCGTTGCTGTAATCACAAGTGCGCTCATAACTGGAGGGATTAA